CTCGCCGGCCACAACGCGGGCTTCATGACCAGCTGCCCCGGAGCCGCCCTGACCGCCAAACTCCCCGAGATCCGGGAGACCGCCGCCCGCCTCCAGAGCCGCCAGTCATTCGGGCCTCGGGAGCACCCACAGACAGCCCATAGTCAGCTCAAGGGGCCTTGAGATCCCCGCTCCCTAGCTTTGTCTGCGTACAGCCGACTGGAGGTGGGGAACATGAGCAGCAGCCGTACGAACACCAGGAACACCACGAACACCACGAAGACCTCGAAGGCCACTGATCGCTGGGCCGACGTCCTGCGCAGCCCGTGGACCGTGGCGTGCGCGGTGGTGAGCGTCGTCATCGGCCCGGCCGCCGTCACGGCATCCGCGCTGGACCGGGCGAACGCGGCCCCGCTCCACCACGCGCACGCCTACGAGACGGCAGCGCCCCGTACGGTGCCGCCGTACGTCACCGCGAGTTCTTGAACCGCTCCCACAGCTTGGGATAGCGCTCCATGAGGGCCGACTCGTTCTCGAAGTCGACCGGGGTGCCCTCCGGCTCGGGGGCCGCGGGCGGAATGCCCAGGTCGGGGGCGACGACCCCGGTGAGCTGCTCGTACGCCTCGTCCGCCGCGTACCCCAGCTCCTCGCCGTCGCCGTCGAGGTCCTCGTCGAAGTCGTCCAGGAGATCGGCGAGCGAGTCCGGGTCGTGCAGCGCGCCCTCGAAGACCTCGCGGCCCTGGCCGATCAGCCAGCACCGGAAGAAGTCGAAGGCGTCGTCGCTCGCACCGTCGAGCAACACCCAGGCCGCGCCCCACAGATCCCAGCGGTACGCGCGGTTGTAGCGGGACTCGAAGTGCCGGGCGAAGTCGAGGACCGAGTCCGGGTCCAGGCGGGTGAGCCGCTCGATGAGCAGGTCGGCGTGCTCCTCGGGGTCGCCCTCGGCGCCCTCGCGGGTCGTGTCCACCAGCTCCCAGAACTCCGTCTCGTCCATCACGGGTCAAGCATCGGGCCTGGACGGGAGGGACGCACGTGGAGTGCCGCAGATTGTTATGCGTGCACATGCCGAAGGAATGGGGCAGATGGGCAGGCCCGCCGCGGAGCGGGGGAGCAGAGTGCCTGCCTCGCCGGGCCAACGGCGGTCCCGGCTACCGATAGAGCGCCGCCAGCCGCTCCGCATCCCCCGCGAAGCGGTCCCGCAACGCCTCCGGCGACAGCACCTCCACCTCCGCCCCCAGCGCCGTCAACTGTGTGTGCGCGACCTCCTCCGACTCCACGGGCAGCGTGGCGGTCACCCAACCCCCGGCATCCGGGTCACCGCAGCCCGCAAGCGCCTCCCGCGCGGCCCCGGCGTCAACGGCGTACGCCAGTCTCCGCACCCCTTCGGCAGAGAGCCGTACGACGACCTCGGCCCGCAGGATCGACCGCGCGAACTCCTCGGCCCGCTCCTCCCAGAACCCTGGCAGGTCGAACCCCTCGGCGCGGCCGAAGCGCTCCTGCGCGGGCTCCACCGCGGTGAACCGGTCGATCCGGTAGACCCGGAACGACCCCGCCTCCGGCACCCGCGCGCACAGATACCAGACCCCCGCCTTGAGCACGAGCCCGTACGGCTCCAGCTCCCGCTCCACCTCGGCCTCCCGGCTCCGGTAGCGCGCGGTGATCCGCCGGTCGTCCCACACCGCGTCGGCGACGGCGGGCAGCAGCTCGGGCGCCTTCGGCTCCGTGAACCAGTTCGGCGCGTCCAGATGGAAGCGCTGCGCCGCCGTCCGCGAGGCGTCCCGCAGGGAGGGCAGCAGCGCGGCGGACACCTTCAACCGGGCCGCCGAGGCCGCGTCCTCCAGCCCCATCTCGCGCAGCGCCCCCGGCACCCCCGACAGGAACAGTGCCTCGGCCTCGCCGCGTGCGAGCCCCGTCAGCCGTGTCCGATATCCGCCGATCAGCCGGTACCCGCCGGTGCGCCCCCGGTCCGCGTACACCGGAACGCCCGCCTCCGACAGCGCCTGCGCGTCCCGCGTGATCGTCCGCTCGGACACCTCCAGCTCCCGCGCCAGCTCACCGGCGGTCATCGACGGCCGGGACTGGAGCAGCAGCACCATCTTGATCAGCCGGGCAGCACGCATACGTTCATGATGCCGGGCCCCACTGACAGCGAAGGGGCACGGCGACCGCCGTACCCCTTCACCGAGAACCAGCAGCCCTTACAGGCCGTACCGCTCCCGTGCTTCCTTCACCGCGGACGCCTTCACCTCACCGCGGCGGGCGAGCTGCGCCAGCGCCGCGACGACGATCGACTCGGCGTCGACGCCGAAGTGGCGGCGCGCGGCCTCGCGGGTGTCGGAGAGACCGAAGCCGTCGGCGCCGAGCGAGGAGTAGTCCTGCTCGACCCACTGGGCGATCTGGTCGGGTACCTGGCGCATGTAGTCGGAGACCGCGAGCACCGGGCCCTCGGCACCGTGCAGCGCCTGGCGGACGAACGGCACGCGCTCCTCGCCGCGCAGCAGCGCCGCGTCGGCCTCCAGGGCGTCGCGCCGCAGCTCGGTCCAGGACGTCGCGGACCACACGTCGGCGGCCACGCCCCACTCCTCGGCGAGCAGCTGCTGCGCCTTCAGGGTCCAGTGGATCGCCGTACCGGAGCCGATGAGCTGGATGCGCGCGGCGTTGGCCACGGGCGAGAGGCCCGCCGACTCGGCCGTGTTGAAGCGGTACAGGCCCTTGAGGATGCCCTCGTCGATGCCGAGGCCGGCCGGCTTGGCGGGCTGCGGCATCGGCTCGTTGTAGACCGTCAGGTAGTAGAAGACGTTCTGGTCCTCGCCGGGCGCGGCCTCGCCGTACATCCGGCGCAGACCGTCCTTGACGATGGTCGCGATCTCGTACGCGAACGCCGGGTCGTACGACAGCGCGGCCGGGTTGGTCGCGGCGATCACGGGGGAGTGCCCGTCCGCGTGCTGGAGGCCCTCGCCCGTCAGCGTCGTACGGCCGGCCGTGGCGCCCACCAGGAAGCCGCGGCCCAGCTGGTCGCCGAGCTGCCACATCTGGTCGGCAGTGCGCTGCCAGCCGAACATCGAGTAGAAGATGTAGAACGGGATCATCGCTTCGCCGTGCGTGGAGTACGCGGTGGACGCGGCGATGAAGTCCGCCATGGAACCGGCCTCGGTGATCCCCTCGTTGAGGATCTGGCCGTCCTTGGCCTCCTTGTAGTACATCAGCTGGTCGCGGTCGACCGGCTCGTACGTCTGGCCCTTGGGCGAGTAGATGCCGAGGGAGGGGAAGAGGCTCTCCATGCCGAAGGTGCGCGCCTCGTCGGGGACGATCGGCACCCAGCGCCTGCCGGTCTCCTTGTCGCGGACCAGGTCCTTGACCAGGCGGACGAACGCCATCGTCGTCGCCACGTTCTGCGAGCCGGAGCCCTTGTCGAAGGACGCGAACGCCTTGTCGGGGGCCGCGGGCAGCGGCGCGAGCGCGTGCGTACGGCGGGCCGGGGCCGGGCCGCCGAGGGCCGCGCGGCGGTCCTGGAGGTAGCGGACCTCGGGGGCGTCGGCGCCCGGGTGGCCGTAGGGCACCTGGCCGTCGATGAACTGGCTGTCGGAGATGGGGAGTTCGAGGACGTCACGCATCTTCTTGAACTCGTCCACCGTCAGCTTCTTCATCTGGTGGTTGGCGTTCTTGGACGCGAAGCCCTCGCCGAGCGTGTGGCCCTTGACCGTCTGGGCCAGGATCACGGTCGGCGCGCCCTTGTGGGCGAGGGCCGCGCGGTAGGCGGCGTACACCTTGCGCGCCTCGTGACCGCCGCGGGAGAGGTGGAAGCACTCGAGGATCTTGTCGTCGCTCAGCAGCTTCGCCATCTCGACGAGCGCCGGGTCCGAGCCGAAGAAGTCCTGGCGGATGTAGGCGGCGTCGCGCGTCTGGTACGTCTGCACCTGCGCGTCGGGTACCTGGCGCAGCCGGCGTACCAGCGCGCCCGTGGTGTCGAGCCGGAACAGCTCGTCCCAGGCCGTGCCCCACAGCGTCTTCACGACGTTCCAGCCGGCGCCGCGGAACTGGGCCTCCAGCTCCTGCACGATCTTGAAGTTCGCGCGGACCGGGCCGTCGAGGCGCTGCAGGTTGCAGTTGATGACGAAGGTCAGGTTGTCCAGACCCTCGCGGGAGGCGAGAGCGAGTGCCGCCGTCGACTCCGGCTCGTCCATCTCGCCGTCACCGAGGAACGCCCACACGTGCGACTGCGAGACGTCCTTGATGCCGCGGTTGGTGAGGTAGCGGTTGAACCGCGCCTGGTAGATCGCCGACAGCGGGCCGAGGCCCATGGAGACGGTCGGGAACTCCCAGAGCCACGGCAGGCGGCGCGGGTGCGGGTACGACGGCAGACCGTTGCCGCCGGACTCCTGGCGGAAGCGGTCGAGGTGCTGCTCGCTGAGCCGGCCGTCGAGGAAGGCGCGGGCGTAGATGCCGGGGGAGGCGTGGCCCTGGATGTAGAGCTGGTCGCCGGACCCGTCGGCCTCCTTGCCCTTGAAGAAGTGGTTGAAGCCGGTCTCGTAGAGCCAGGCGGCGGAGGCGAAGGTGGCGATGTGGCCGCCCACGCCGTACTTGCTGCCCCGGGTGACCATCGCGGCCGCGTTCCAGCGGTTCCACGCGGTGATCTTCCGCTCCATCTCCTCGTCGCCGTCCACGACGGGTTCGGCGGAGGTGGGGATGGTGTTGACGTAGTCGGTCTCAAGCAGCTTGGGCAGCGCGAGACCGTTGCCCTCGGCGCGTTCCAGTGTGCGGCGCATCAGGTACGCGGCACGGTGCGGCCCGGCCGCCTTGGTGACGGCATCCAGGGAGGCCTGCCATTCGGCGGTCTCCTCGGGGTCGCGGTCCGGGAGCTGGTCGAGCTCGCTCGGCTGGATTGCGGTGGGGTCGGTCATTGCGCCGCCTTCCGGATACGGAGGGGGCACGCGAAGGGGGTTCCTTCGACGCTCTCCCTCAGCGGTAAGGGGTATTCGGGGGTGCCCTTGGTCTTTGGCAGGACAGGGCGGCGGGCTCTTGTAGGAGCCCGTCGGTGACTGTAACTCCCTGATCGATGATCGATCAAAGGGTTGAAGGGGAAAACCTCTTCAAGCCGAGAAAGTCGGCACCCGGTGCCTTCAGGGCAGGCACGGGGTGCCTTGAAATCGAAGGTTTACGCAGGTCGGGACACGTCTGAGCGGCTACTCGCTCCGCTGTGCCGGGACCGCCGAGGCGCACGCGGGTGCCGCTCACGGCCGCGGCGCGCACCCGAGTACATGGGCCTTCACCAGTTCCGCGATCAGCGGATCCCGCCGCCGGAAGGCCTCCACGAGCGCCTCGTGCTCCTCCGCGTACGACTGCTGGACCGTGCCCAGCCAGCGGATGGACAGCGCCGTGAACACCTCGATGCCCAGGCCCTCCCAGGTGTGCAGGAGCACGGAGTTGTTCGCGGCGCGGACGAGTTCGCGGTGGAAGGCGACCGTGTGGCGGACCTGGCCGGTACCGTCCGCCAGGCGGTCGGCCTCGTACAGCGCGGCGACGTGCGGCTCCAGGGCCGAGCAGTCCTCGGCGAGCCGCCCGGCCGCCAGCTCCGCCGCGATGGCCTCCAGACCGGCCCGGACCGGATAGCTCTCCTCCAGGTCGGCGGCGGTCAGATTCCGCACCCGTACGCCCTTGTTGGGGGCCGACTCGATCAGGCGCAGCGACTCCAGCTCGCGCAGCGCCTCCCGTACGGGCGTCTGGCTGACCTCGAGCTCGGTCGCGATCCGGCGCTCCACGATCCGCTCGCCCGGCTTCCAGCGCCCGCTGACGATCCCCTCCACGATGTGCTCGCGGATCTGTTCGCGCAGCGAGTGGACGACGGGCGCGGTCATGAGGGCTCCTTCGGGAGGGGCGCACCGGCCCCAAGGGCGTTTGACGTTTAGACAATAAGGCCGGGCTTCCCCCGGTGAGGGGCGCACGGGGGCGCTTTCGCGCAGGTGAGACGAGACTTACACGCCCCCAGAGGGCTGTCCTTTGTAAAGACCCGTACCGGGTAAGACCCGGCGGTGTCACGGCCGTGTCACCCGTTGAACCTCCGGGCCGCAAAAACGTGTGGCGGTGAGCACAGGGGCTTCCGCCAGGGGTGCCGCTGGGCCATCAGGGGGATGTCATGAGCGGACGGGGACGCAAGCGGGCACTGCGTTGGGGGATCGCGGCGGCCGTGGCCGGGACGGTCCTGGGCCTGACGGGCTGCCAGCCGATGGACACCTCGGCGGCGGGCGAGCCGAGCGGTACGCAGACGGGGACCGCCCCGGTGGGCGCCGGCTCGGCCGGTCAGCCCACGGGCCCCGGCGGCGCCTGCGTCTTCGTCAAGCCGGACGGCGCCCAGAAGTTCGGCCACACCGGCTGGGGCTTCCGGGTCACCGGCACCGACCGCTGGGTCTACGGCGCCGTCGAGAACCCGACCAACGCCCTGTACACCCCGCCCGGCGGCTACATCGGCGCCTGGCACGCGGAGGGCACGTACGCCCGGATGCTCGGCGACATGTCCCGGGACACCCACAACCCCGGCAGGTCGAAGCACCCGTACACCCGCTACCGCTGCACCGGTTCCGCCACCAGTGACGTGTCGTCGGCCCGCGCGAAGATCACCGAGGTCGAGCAGCGCGGCTTCCTCGTCGGCATCGACCCGGACTCCGGTGACCTCGGCTCCCGGGACTGCCTCGACGCTACGTACGACGTCCTGAAGGCGTACCGGACACGGCATCTGACGCCCGCCTACCAGACGGAGATCCCGAACGTGTGGGTCGAGACGCTGGTCCTGTGGACGGACAGGACCCTCAAGCCGCAGTAGACCGCGACGCCCCCGCCCGGAAGGTTCCGGACAGGGGCGTCGCAGGCGTACGGATGCGGATTACAGGCCGAGCTCGACCTCGAACTCGCCCGCTTCCAGGATCGCCTTGACCGCGGTCAGGTAACGGGCCGCGTCGGCGCCGTCCACCAGACGGTGGTCGTAGGAGAGCGTCAGGTACGTCATGTCGCGGACGCCGATGACGGTGCCCTCTTCCGTCTCGATGACGGCCGGACGCTTGACCGTGGCGCCGATGCCCAGGATCGCGACCTGGTTCGGCGGCACGATGATCGTGTCGAAGAGCGCGCCGCGCGAACCGGTGTTGCTGATCGTGAAGGTCGCGCCGGACAGCTCGTCCGGGGTGATCTTGTTCGCCCGGACCTTGCCCGCCAGGTCGGCGGTGGCCTTGGCGATACCGGCGATGTTCAGGTCGCCCGCGTGCTTGATGACCGGGGTCATCAGGCCCTTCTCGGAGTCCACCGCGATACCGATGCTCTCGGTGTCGAAGTAGGTGATCGTGCCCTCTTCGACGTTGATCCGGGCGTTGACGGCCGGGTGGGCCTTCAGCGCCTGGGCCGCCGCCTTCACGAAGAACGGCATCGGGGAGAGCTTGACGCCCTCGCGGGCCGCGAAGGAGTCCTTCGCCTGCGCGCGGAGCTTCATCAGCTTGGTGATGTCGACCTCGACGACCGAGGACAGCTGGGCCTGCTCGTGCAGGGCCTTCACCATGTTGTCGCCGATGACCTTGCGGATGCGGGGCATCTTGACGGTCTGGCCACGCAGCGGGGAGGCCTCCAGGGTCGGAGTCTTCTTCGCGGCGGTGGCGGCGGCCGGGGCGGCAGCGGCCGGAGCCGGAGCAGCGGCGGCGGCCTTCGCGGCCTCGGCGGCGGCGAGGACGTCCTGCTTGCGGATACGACCGCCGACGCCGGTGCCCTTGACGGAGGCCAGGTCGACGCCGTTCTCGGCGGCGAGCTTGCGCACCAGCGGGGTCACGTAGGCGCCGTCGTCACCGGAGGTCGCGGCGGGAGCCGGGGCCGGGGTGACGGGGGCGGCCGCGACCGGCGCGGGAGCCGGGGCCGCGGGCTGGACCGGAGCCGGAGCGGCGGCGGTCGGGGCGGCCGGGGCGGCCGGAGCAGCGGGGGCCGGAGCCGGAGCGGCGGGCGCGGCGGGGGCCGCGGGAGCAGCCGGAGCCGGGGCAGCGGCGGCGGGCGCGGCCGGAGCGGCGGGGGCTGCCGCGGGGGCGGCACCCGGCGCACCGACGACGGCCAGCTTGGCGCCGACCTCCGCCGTCTCGTCCTCGCCGACGACGATCTCCAGCAGGACGCCGGCGACCGGCGACGGGATCTCGGTGTCGACCTTGTCGGTGGAGACCTCGAGCAGCGGCTCGTCCTCCGCGACCTCCTCGCCGACCTGCTTCAGCCAGCGGGTGACGGTGCCCTCGGTGACCGACTCGCCCAGCGCGGGCAGCACGACGTCGGTACCGGAGGCGCCACCGGCCGGAGCGGCGGGGGCGGCGGCGGGGGCCGGGGCGGCCGGAGCCGCGGGGGCCTCGGCGACCGGGGCCGGAGCGGCCGCGGGGGCCGGCTCGGGCTCGGCGGCCGGAGCCGGGGCTGCGGCAGCGGGCGCGCCCGTGCCGTCGTCGATGATGGCCAGCTCGGCGCCGACCTCCACCGTCTCGTCCTCGGCGACCTTGATGGACGCGAGCACTCCGGCGGCGGGCGAGGGGATCTCGGTGTCGACCTTGTCGGTCGACACCTCCAGCAGCGGCTCGTCGGCCTCGACGCGCTCGCCCTCGGCCTTCAGCCAGCGAGTGACAGTGCCCTCGGTGACGCTCTCACCGAGCGCCGGAAGGGTTACGGAAACCGCCATGGTTTCTGTTGCTCCTTACGAATGGTGCGGAAGTCTGTGGTCGTCGTCGCGCCCAGGTGCGACGCGGTGACTGAATTCAGCCGGGACTGGATCAGTCGTGCGAGTGCAGCGGCTTGCCCGCGAGGGCCAGGTGGGCCTCGCCGAGCGCCTCGTTCTGCGTCGGGTGGGCGTGGATCAGCTGGGCGACCTCGGCGGGCAGCGCTTCCCAGTTGTAGATCAGCTGGGCTTCGCCGACCTGCTCGCCCATACGGTCACCGACCATGTGGACGCCGACCACGGCACCGTCCTTGACCTGGACGAGCTTGATCTCGCCCGAGGTGTTCAGGATCTTGCTCTTGCCGTTGCCCGCGAGGTTGTACTTCAGAGCGACGACCTTGTCCGCGCCGTAGATCTCCTTGGCCTTGGCCTCGGTGATCCCCACGGAGGCGACCTCGGGGTGGCAGTACGTCACCCGGGGGACACCGTCGTAGTCGATCGGAACGGTCTTGAGACCGGCCAGACGCTCCGCCACCAGGATGCCCTCGGCGAAGCCGACGTGCGCGAGCTGGAGCGTCGGGACCAGGTCACCGACGGCGGAGATCGTCGGGACGTTCGTCCGCATGTACTCGTCGACCAGGACGTAGCCGCGGTCCATCGCGACGCCCTGCTCCTCGTAGCCGAGGCCGGCCGAGACCGGGCCGCGGCCGACGGCGACGAGCAGCACCTCGGCCTCGAACTCCTTGCCGTCGGCAAGGGTGACCTTGACACCGTTCGCGGTGTACTCGGCCTTCGAGAAGAAGGTGCCCAGGTTGAACTTGATGCCGCGCTTGCGGAACGCGCGCTCAAGAAGCTTGGAGGAGTTCTCGTCCTCGACCGGGACGAGGTGCTTGAGGCCCTCGATCACCGTCACGTCGGTGCCGAAGGACTTCCACGCCGAGGCGAACTCGACGCCGATGACGCCGCCGCCGAGCACGATCGCGGACTGCGGGACGCGGTCCAGGACCAGCGCGTGGTCGGACGAGATGATGCGGTTGCCGTCGATCTCCAGGCCCGGCAGCGACTTCGGCACGGAGCCGGTCGCGAGGAGCACGTGGCGGCCCTGGATGCGCTGGCCGTTCACGTCGACCGAGGTCGGGGACGACAGACGGCCCTCGCCCTCGATGTACGTCACCTTGCGGGACGCGATAAGACCCTGCAGACCCTTGTACAGGCCCGAGATGACGCCGTCCTTGTACTTGTGGACGGCCGCGATGTCGATGCCCTCGAAGGTGGTCTTCACGCCGAACTGACCGGCCTCGCGGGCCTGGTCGGCGATCTCGCCGGCGTG
Above is a genomic segment from Streptomyces sp. R21 containing:
- a CDS encoding DUF4240 domain-containing protein, encoding MDETEFWELVDTTREGAEGDPEEHADLLIERLTRLDPDSVLDFARHFESRYNRAYRWDLWGAAWVLLDGASDDAFDFFRCWLIGQGREVFEGALHDPDSLADLLDDFDEDLDGDGEELGYAADEAYEQLTGVVAPDLGIPPAAPEPEGTPVDFENESALMERYPKLWERFKNSR
- a CDS encoding helix-turn-helix transcriptional regulator — translated: MRAARLIKMVLLLQSRPSMTAGELARELEVSERTITRDAQALSEAGVPVYADRGRTGGYRLIGGYRTRLTGLARGEAEALFLSGVPGALREMGLEDAASAARLKVSAALLPSLRDASRTAAQRFHLDAPNWFTEPKAPELLPAVADAVWDDRRITARYRSREAEVERELEPYGLVLKAGVWYLCARVPEAGSFRVYRIDRFTAVEPAQERFGRAEGFDLPGFWEERAEEFARSILRAEVVVRLSAEGVRRLAYAVDAGAAREALAGCGDPDAGGWVTATLPVESEEVAHTQLTALGAEVEVLSPEALRDRFAGDAERLAALYR
- the aceE gene encoding pyruvate dehydrogenase (acetyl-transferring), homodimeric type; its protein translation is MTDPTAIQPSELDQLPDRDPEETAEWQASLDAVTKAAGPHRAAYLMRRTLERAEGNGLALPKLLETDYVNTIPTSAEPVVDGDEEMERKITAWNRWNAAAMVTRGSKYGVGGHIATFASAAWLYETGFNHFFKGKEADGSGDQLYIQGHASPGIYARAFLDGRLSEQHLDRFRQESGGNGLPSYPHPRRLPWLWEFPTVSMGLGPLSAIYQARFNRYLTNRGIKDVSQSHVWAFLGDGEMDEPESTAALALASREGLDNLTFVINCNLQRLDGPVRANFKIVQELEAQFRGAGWNVVKTLWGTAWDELFRLDTTGALVRRLRQVPDAQVQTYQTRDAAYIRQDFFGSDPALVEMAKLLSDDKILECFHLSRGGHEARKVYAAYRAALAHKGAPTVILAQTVKGHTLGEGFASKNANHQMKKLTVDEFKKMRDVLELPISDSQFIDGQVPYGHPGADAPEVRYLQDRRAALGGPAPARRTHALAPLPAAPDKAFASFDKGSGSQNVATTMAFVRLVKDLVRDKETGRRWVPIVPDEARTFGMESLFPSLGIYSPKGQTYEPVDRDQLMYYKEAKDGQILNEGITEAGSMADFIAASTAYSTHGEAMIPFYIFYSMFGWQRTADQMWQLGDQLGRGFLVGATAGRTTLTGEGLQHADGHSPVIAATNPAALSYDPAFAYEIATIVKDGLRRMYGEAAPGEDQNVFYYLTVYNEPMPQPAKPAGLGIDEGILKGLYRFNTAESAGLSPVANAARIQLIGSGTAIHWTLKAQQLLAEEWGVAADVWSATSWTELRRDALEADAALLRGEERVPFVRQALHGAEGPVLAVSDYMRQVPDQIAQWVEQDYSSLGADGFGLSDTREAARRHFGVDAESIVVAALAQLARRGEVKASAVKEARERYGL
- a CDS encoding GntR family transcriptional regulator; translated protein: MTAPVVHSLREQIREHIVEGIVSGRWKPGERIVERRIATELEVSQTPVREALRELESLRLIESAPNKGVRVRNLTAADLEESYPVRAGLEAIAAELAAGRLAEDCSALEPHVAALYEADRLADGTGQVRHTVAFHRELVRAANNSVLLHTWEGLGIEVFTALSIRWLGTVQQSYAEEHEALVEAFRRRDPLIAELVKAHVLGCAPRP
- the sucB gene encoding 2-oxoglutarate dehydrogenase, E2 component, dihydrolipoamide succinyltransferase, whose protein sequence is MAVSVTLPALGESVTEGTVTRWLKAEGERVEADEPLLEVSTDKVDTEIPSPAAGVLASIKVAEDETVEVGAELAIIDDGTGAPAAAAPAPAAEPEPAPAAAPAPVAEAPAAPAAPAPAAAPAAPAGGASGTDVVLPALGESVTEGTVTRWLKQVGEEVAEDEPLLEVSTDKVDTEIPSPVAGVLLEIVVGEDETAEVGAKLAVVGAPGAAPAAAPAAPAAPAAAAPAPAAPAAPAAPAAPAPAPAAPAAPAAPTAAAPAPVQPAAPAPAPVAAAPVTPAPAPAATSGDDGAYVTPLVRKLAAENGVDLASVKGTGVGGRIRKQDVLAAAEAAKAAAAAPAPAAAAPAAATAAKKTPTLEASPLRGQTVKMPRIRKVIGDNMVKALHEQAQLSSVVEVDITKLMKLRAQAKDSFAAREGVKLSPMPFFVKAAAQALKAHPAVNARINVEEGTITYFDTESIGIAVDSEKGLMTPVIKHAGDLNIAGIAKATADLAGKVRANKITPDELSGATFTISNTGSRGALFDTIIVPPNQVAILGIGATVKRPAVIETEEGTVIGVRDMTYLTLSYDHRLVDGADAARYLTAVKAILEAGEFEVELGL
- the lpdA gene encoding dihydrolipoyl dehydrogenase, whose product is MANDASTVFDLVILGGGSGGYAAALRGAQLGLDVALIEKGKVGGTCLHNGCIPTKALLHAGEIADQAREAGQFGVKTTFEGIDIAAVHKYKDGVISGLYKGLQGLIASRKVTYIEGEGRLSSPTSVDVNGQRIQGRHVLLATGSVPKSLPGLEIDGNRIISSDHALVLDRVPQSAIVLGGGVIGVEFASAWKSFGTDVTVIEGLKHLVPVEDENSSKLLERAFRKRGIKFNLGTFFSKAEYTANGVKVTLADGKEFEAEVLLVAVGRGPVSAGLGYEEQGVAMDRGYVLVDEYMRTNVPTISAVGDLVPTLQLAHVGFAEGILVAERLAGLKTVPIDYDGVPRVTYCHPEVASVGITEAKAKEIYGADKVVALKYNLAGNGKSKILNTSGEIKLVQVKDGAVVGVHMVGDRMGEQVGEAQLIYNWEALPAEVAQLIHAHPTQNEALGEAHLALAGKPLHSHD